From one Pirellulales bacterium genomic stretch:
- a CDS encoding DUF2158 domain-containing protein, whose protein sequence is MSKFKVGDIVRLKSGGPTMTVRGVSGLHGPFSRVLVEWFIDSTLKRDEFHEDSLDPDIAVLVIRAGRQSPSPGHSPTPWQLDPYPSTISGLKVHHVLDAEGSPIVEMWAHRGEAINLADANRIIQCVNACAHIANP, encoded by the coding sequence ATGAGCAAGTTCAAGGTTGGCGACATAGTACGGCTCAAGAGCGGCGGCCCGACGATGACGGTTAGGGGCGTGAGCGGCCTGCATGGCCCTTTCAGCCGGGTATTGGTTGAGTGGTTTATTGACTCAACGCTGAAACGTGACGAGTTCCACGAGGATTCGCTCGATCCCGATATCGCGGTGCTGGTAATTCGGGCTGGTCGCCAATCTCCGTCACCAGGCCATAGCCCTACCCCGTGGCAACTTGACCCATACCCATCGACTATCAGCGGTCTCAAAGTCCACCACGTCCTTGATGCCGAAGGGTCGCCCATCGTCGAGATGTGGGCGCACCGTGGCGAGGCCATCAACCTTGCCGATGCCAATCGAATCATTCAGTGCGTGAACGCCTGCGCGCATATCGCAAACCCATGA
- a CDS encoding helix-turn-helix domain-containing protein, whose product MNAAELAAELGTSPKQIAAWVRQGLPCTGRGNRRSFDPSAVRDWLVDNGHAEVDGANIVTTVAAVANYFGVDSRTVFNWKNNGMPCAAKRYDLGRIEAWKAAREASAGSPQRYQADLMRVRARREALELQEYEGKLVSVDVLKPIGERAIAITAVQLEQLPDRMASHLPSGIGEAAVAKFIADCRADVDDVRKACGTAFGQLADAMERKG is encoded by the coding sequence ATGAATGCGGCCGAACTCGCTGCGGAACTCGGAACGAGCCCCAAGCAAATTGCCGCCTGGGTCAGGCAGGGTTTGCCGTGCACTGGCAGAGGCAATCGCCGCAGCTTTGATCCATCCGCGGTCCGCGACTGGCTGGTCGACAACGGTCACGCAGAAGTTGATGGCGCGAACATTGTCACGACCGTGGCGGCGGTCGCCAATTACTTCGGCGTCGACTCCCGCACGGTTTTTAACTGGAAAAACAATGGCATGCCTTGCGCTGCCAAACGCTACGACCTGGGCCGAATCGAAGCCTGGAAAGCGGCAAGGGAAGCCAGCGCCGGCAGTCCGCAGCGATACCAAGCGGACCTTATGCGTGTCCGTGCGCGACGCGAAGCACTTGAGCTACAAGAGTACGAGGGCAAGCTCGTGAGCGTGGACGTTCTCAAGCCGATCGGCGAACGAGCCATCGCCATCACGGCGGTGCAGCTCGAGCAATTGCCCGATCGCATGGCCTCACACCTTCCGAGTGGCATCGGTGAGGCCGCCGTCGCCAAGTTCATAGCGGATTGCCGGGCGGACGTGGACGACGTGCGTAAAGCATGCGGAACGGCCTTCGGGCAATTGGCAGATGCAATGGAGCGCAAAGGATGA